The Sesamum indicum cultivar Zhongzhi No. 13 linkage group LG2, S_indicum_v1.0, whole genome shotgun sequence genome contains a region encoding:
- the LOC105156330 gene encoding putative fasciclin-like arabinogalactan protein 20, with product PFSSTIPSLSPSKHLTITSNVTQKLSINNVGISDVPIFDDGFVIVYTIDNFFDLNFTLNLTNSTNTKPTSDFQCLKLETISRFEDVSRLLKSRGYSIVGTFLELQLMGFLDHGGFSEDVMKWTVFAPVDEELVQFSGDFLSYFSLFMRHVVPCKVGWSDIEEMVNGTVVSNNVKGFSLEITRDENDEILMVNGVDIMFPDMYESEWLVIHGIRGVIALPENTEDQDTESIEEFPVEKVEAPDPESMEDFPAEKVEAPEREEF from the coding sequence CCCTTCTCGTCAACTATCCCATCTCTCTCCCCCTCCAAACACCTCACTATAACCTCCAATGTAACCCAAAAACTCTCCATAAATAACGTTGGGATCTCTGACGTTCCCATTTTTGATGATGGGTTTGTCATAGTCTACACAATTGACAATTTCTTCGACTTGAACTTCACACTTAACCTCACAAATTCGACCAACACTAAACCAACATCCGATTTCCAATGCCTTAAGTTAGAAACAATCTCCCGGTTTGAAGACGTATCCAGGCTGTTGAAGTCCAGAGGCTACTCGATTGTCGGCACGTTTCTTGAGTTGCAGCTTATGGGATTTCTTGATCACGGAGGGTTCTCAGAGGATGTCATGAAGTGGACTGTTTTTGCTCCAGTAGACGAAGAGTTAGTGCAGTTCTCTGGGGATTTTCTTAGTtacttttcattattcatGAGGCATGTTGTGCCGTGTAAAGTGGGGTGGAGTGATATTGAAGAAATGGTGAATGGGACTGTTGTTTCCAATAATGTCAAGGGGTTTAGTCTGGAGATTACAAGGGATGAAAATGATGAGATATTGATGGTGAATGGAGTTGACATAATGTTTCCGGACATGTATGAGAGTGAATGGTTAGTCATTCATGGGATAAGAGGGGTGATTGCCCTGCCAGAGAATACAGAGGATCAGGACACTGAATCAATAGAGGAGTTCCCTGTGGAGAAAGTTGAGGCTCCGGATCCTGAATCAATGGAGGATTTCCCTGCAGAGAAAGTTGAGGCTCCAGAACGTGAGGAATTTTAA
- the LOC105156261 gene encoding pentatricopeptide repeat-containing protein At1g71060, mitochondrial yields MGLPNILRNIPKALEKPSGSTLYSTIFTPLNPIKSYSSSLYHQNLTGFFSTNHRLETRFVHTSQTCCFQRSNLYNVPPNTTTGCRRADNNQNPDANTKQEAEIICKLVSTIGNSGTLDSALSSVNSSECLSPSLVLEVLKKLNNAGVLALSFFRWAEKRKSFQHTPECYNVLIESLGKIKQFKMVWLLVDEMKSKGLLCKDTFALVSRRFARAKRVKEAVDAFERMEKKYGLKPELQDYNRLLDTLSKSRHVEHAQQVFDKWKNRRFTPDIKSYTILLEGWGQECNFLRLSEVYREMGEDGFQPDVVTYGILINAYCKGKRYDEAVGFYSEMERKNIKATPHIYCTLINGLGSEKRLNEAVKFFELCKGSSDCVIEAPTYNALVGAYCWSTRMRDAYRVIDEMRQCGVGPNARTYDIILHHLIKLQKTKEAYCVFQKMSDEPGCEPTVSTYEIMVRMFCNEGRTDMALRVWDQMKARGVLPGMHMFSALINGLCNDSKLDEACKYLLEMLDMGMRPPDCMFKHLKQFLLNEGKEDIIIILSHKIDELRRTPLVG; encoded by the coding sequence ATGGGTCTTCCAAATATCCTCAGAAATATACCAAAAGCCCTTGAAAAACCATCGGGTTCAACCCTTTATTCCACAATTTTTACCCCATTAAATCCCATCAAAAGCTACTCATCATCGCTATATCACCAAAATCTAACTGGGTTTTTTTCCACGAATCATAGACTCGAAACACGTTTCGTGCATACATCCCAGACCTGTTGCTTTCAAAGATCAAATCTTTATAATGTTCCTCCGAACACAACCACTGGCTGTAGAAGGGCCGATAATAACCAAAACCCAGATGCCAACACCAAACAAGAAGCTGAAATAATCTGCAAACTAGTATCGACGATTGGAAATTCGGGAACCCTCGATTCTGCTTTAAGTTCTGTTAATTCAAGTGAATGTTTATCCCCAAGTTTGGTTCTTGAAGTGTTAAAGAAACTCAACAATGCTGGAGTTCTGGCTCTCTCGTTTTTCCGGTGGGCTGAGAAGAGAAAAAGTTTTCAACACACTCCAGAGTGCTACAACGTTCTCATTGAATCATTAGGGAAAATAAAACAGTTCAAAATGGTTTGGTTGTTGGTGGATGAGATGAAATCAAAGGGCCTGCTTTGTAAAGATACTTTTGCCCTCGTTTCGCGGAGGTTTGCGAGGGCAAAGAGGGTGAAAGAGGCCGTAGATGCATTTGAGAGGATGGAGAAGAAGTACGGCTTGAAGCCCGAGTTGCAAGATTATAATAGGTTGCTCGATACTTTGAGCAAGTCTAGGCACGTAGAGCATGCTCAACAAGTGTTTGACAAATGGAAGAACAGAAGGTTTACACCCGACATTAAATCATACACAATACTGTTGGAAGGGTGGGGTCaagaatgtaattttctaaggCTGAGTGAGGTTTATCGTGAAATGGGGGAGGATGGATTTCAGCCGGATGTAGTGACTTATGGGATTTTGATCAATGCTTATTGTAAAGGTAAAAGGTATGATGAAGCAGTTGGATTTTATTCGGAAATGGAAAGGAAGAATATTAAGGCGACACCTCATATATATTGTACGTTGATCAATGGCTTGGGGTCTGAGAAGAGGTTAAATGAAGCTGTCAAGTTTTTCGAGTTGTGCAAGGGTAGTAGTGATTGTGTTATTGAGGCTCCTACTTATAATGCTTTAGTGGGTGCTTATTGTTGGTCAACAAGAATGCGTGATGCTTATAGAGTAATCGACGAGATGAGGCAATGTGGAGTTGGGCCTAATGCAAGGACGTATGATATAATTCTTCATCATCTTATAAAACTTCAGAAGACAAAAGAGGCTTATTGTGTTTTCCAGAAAATGAGCGATGAGCCGGGGTGTGAGCCAACCGTCAGTACATATGAGATAATGGTGAGGATGTTCTGCAATGAGGGGCGCACGGATATGGCTTTGAGAGTCTGGGATCAGATGAAGGCCAGGGGTGTACTTCCTGGAATGCATATGTTTTCAGCTTTGATCAATGGCCTGTGCAATGATAGTAAATTAGATGAGGCATGCAAATACCTTCTAGAAATGCTAGACATGGGCATGCGGCCTCCAGATTGCATGTTTAAGCATCTGAAGCAGTTTCTTCTTAACGAGGGGAAAGAAGATATCATCATTATATTGTCTCACAAAATTGACGAATTAAGAAGAACTCCTTTAGTCGGTTAA